CCATTTGTTTGGCGCAGAAACGCTTGTGGATATTGCTGAAGCCGCATGTGAACTTGGCATCGAAACGCTCACTTGTTATGCATTTTCTACAGAAAATTGGAAGCGTACACAAATTGAACAAGAATTTCTCTTCGAATTGATGGAAACTTATCTCGTCAAGCAGCGTGATATGATGATCAAAAATGGTGTGCGTTTAAACTATATCGGCGATATTTCTAAGTTGCCTAAAAGTTGCCAAAAAATCTTTTTGGAAACACGCGAGTTGACAAAAAACGGGGGGAAATTAGATCTTGTTTTGGCTGTTAATTATGGTGGACGTGATGAGATTCGGCGGGCAATTTTGAAAATGATTGATGATGTTGAAAATGGACAATTGAAAAAACATGAAATTTCCGAAGAAAAAATATTGGATTATTTGGATACCAGGCCTTTTAAAGATCCAGAAATGATCATTCGTACA
Above is a genomic segment from Chlamydiota bacterium containing:
- the uppS gene encoding Ditrans,polycis-undecaprenyl-diphosphate synthase ((2E,6E)-farnesyl-diphosphate specific); the protein is MAVKCIFDDQELEVIRWDQIPKHVGIIMDGNRRWAEDKGMMGFKGHLFGAETLVDIAEAACELGIETLTCYAFSTENWKRTQIEQEFLFELMETYLVKQRDMMIKNGVRLNYIGDISKLPKSCQKIFLETRELTKNGGKLDLVLAVNYGGRDEIRRAILKMIDDVENGQLKKHEISEEKILDYLDTRPFKDPEMIIRTSGEMRMSNFMLYQSSYSEIIVSDTMWPDFKPTNLLQAVLSYQKRIQRSGR